The Deltaproteobacteria bacterium HGW-Deltaproteobacteria-6 genome has a segment encoding these proteins:
- a CDS encoding two-component system response regulator produces the protein MLAMSSTDAYAMNMRQSQILCVDSDVAGLVLLDAILTPRGYDVIRVNTGQQALEVLERQTVDLILLGVILPGTDGFAICAQIRADERFRDIPVVMMSALKSREDLIRGIEAGADHYLFKPLDHEEMLARIKMLLKQKNIRDSVNNAYHEMNKLTALSREMIETFDASHFDLQTNIDRVVKLLVGKTTNLSNKPRSVLVGVMVENQIWQWFHYEYAFQELNRVKLDFNLLAGIPLPEKNKSKIFLLAGHQMMPEAMLLIKNFQARNMSVENGIGYLSHELCILAVNYGQEINDSNIYFLQQVVVQNYFLHSLSHQHQEVVRAFDYTVYALARAAEAHDDDTGNHIYRVGDYCGILAERLGMKDDFVHAISIQATLHDVGKIYVPSYILKKTEARSAEEWIEFRKHTLWGAKIIGGNPHLLIAQSIALNHHEKWDGSGYPRGLKGDAIPIEARIAAFADQYDTLRTGRNQKASVDHATATKILNHGDARIKPQHFDPRILKAYRETAFLFEEVYERRKG, from the coding sequence ATGTTGGCTATGAGTTCAACCGATGCTTACGCAATGAATATGAGGCAGTCACAAATCCTGTGCGTCGACAGCGACGTGGCGGGACTGGTCCTGCTGGACGCGATTCTCACGCCGCGCGGTTATGATGTGATTCGCGTCAATACCGGCCAGCAGGCGCTGGAAGTTCTCGAACGACAAACTGTCGATTTAATCCTTTTGGGGGTCATTTTGCCCGGGACGGATGGGTTTGCCATCTGTGCGCAAATTCGGGCTGATGAACGCTTCCGGGACATTCCCGTTGTGATGATGTCCGCCCTGAAGTCGCGTGAAGATCTTATCCGGGGAATTGAAGCCGGCGCTGATCATTATTTGTTCAAACCGCTGGACCATGAAGAGATGTTGGCCCGCATTAAAATGCTTCTGAAACAAAAAAATATCCGCGACAGCGTCAACAATGCTTACCATGAGATGAATAAGCTGACGGCGTTGAGCAGGGAAATGATCGAGACCTTCGATGCGTCGCACTTTGATTTACAGACGAATATTGACCGGGTTGTCAAGCTGCTGGTGGGAAAGACAACGAATTTGTCCAACAAACCGCGGTCGGTGCTTGTAGGCGTTATGGTGGAAAATCAAATCTGGCAGTGGTTTCATTATGAGTACGCTTTTCAGGAATTAAACCGGGTGAAACTGGATTTCAATCTGCTTGCCGGCATTCCGCTCCCGGAAAAAAACAAATCCAAAATATTTTTACTGGCAGGTCATCAAATGATGCCGGAGGCCATGCTGCTGATAAAAAATTTCCAGGCCAGAAATATGTCCGTGGAGAACGGCATTGGTTATTTAAGTCATGAACTGTGCATTCTGGCTGTTAATTACGGACAGGAAATCAACGACTCTAATATTTATTTTCTGCAGCAGGTTGTTGTCCAGAACTATTTTCTCCATTCTCTTTCGCATCAGCATCAGGAAGTGGTGAGAGCTTTTGATTATACGGTTTATGCGCTGGCCCGCGCCGCCGAAGCCCATGACGACGATACGGGCAATCATATCTACCGGGTCGGTGATTACTGCGGCATCCTTGCCGAACGTCTCGGCATGAAGGATGATTTTGTTCATGCCATCAGCATCCAGGCAACCCTTCACGATGTCGGTAAAATTTATGTTCCTTCATACATTCTGAAGAAAACCGAAGCCCGCAGCGCTGAGGAATGGATTGAATTCAGAAAGCATACCCTCTGGGGAGCGAAAATTATCGGCGGCAATCCGCATTTACTGATTGCACAATCAATCGCCCTGAATCACCATGAAAAATGGGACGGCAGCGGCTACCCGAGGGGGCTGAAGGGCGATGCCATTCCCATCGAAGCGCGAATCGCCGCCTTTGCCGACCAGTATGATACGCTGCGTACCGGACGGAATCAAAAAGCGTCCGTTGACCATGCCACGGCCACCAAAATCCTCAATCATGGTGATGCGCGCATCAAGCCTCAGCATTTTGATCCCCGGATCCTCAAAGCCTACCGCGAGACAGCCTTTCTTTTTGAGGAAGTTTATGAAAGACGCAAAGGCTAA
- a CDS encoding GNAT family N-acetyltransferase — translation MPNRITGLGSDFSSKIINTDQVLDKIKPGQKIFVSSGVAAPGKVLAAIAGSEARNIRDLEIIQLITLGNYLTAQKDYRQYRLKTFNIGESISKEIAEGKVDFIPANLMELPYIFLSGAVAVDVAIIQTSMPGENGFVSLGVSIDVANVVIKQASLVIAEVNPNMPVTLGETFLHISSFDYVVESDLPLIERENKPYDAIVDRIGWNISNLIEDGATVVLHVGKIFTAVADHLKGKKNLGIVTHVISDWVIDLINSGAISLDRSRYNGGLVTASYCYGSRALYEYVDRNPVFEFYPIARLSNPFVVRRIKSLISIMNVKKIDISGESVIFHSGDNLLTGYESKLNFAVAATISKRGKAIVALNSVDKQGRSNIVIKHDCDIDNPHSTLGVVKYIATEYGVANLFGKSIRERVIAMIDIAHPDHREDLLAQAKALNYVYADQIYVARHAANYPAGLETRKSLRDGLEIKIRPIKPSDEDMMRRLFYNFSDESKYFRYFASKPVMPHKEMQSYVSIDYETILSVVAIVEKGRNERIIGEARYAYDKNADAYEVAFIVDEEFQGKGIASFMFNYLVKIARDRGISCFIAYVLPRNEAMLKVFEKAKIETTRSYDSDALALSFNLAAQNNASEVAAGQDHKGKAPSHV, via the coding sequence ATGCCTAATAGAATAACCGGACTTGGCTCAGACTTCAGCAGTAAGATAATCAACACGGATCAGGTCTTGGATAAAATAAAGCCGGGACAGAAGATTTTCGTATCGAGCGGCGTGGCGGCGCCGGGGAAGGTTCTGGCGGCCATTGCCGGATCCGAGGCACGCAACATCCGCGATCTGGAAATCATTCAGCTCATTACGCTGGGCAACTATCTGACGGCTCAAAAAGATTACCGGCAATACCGCTTAAAGACATTCAATATCGGCGAGAGCATCAGCAAGGAAATCGCCGAAGGCAAAGTCGATTTTATTCCCGCCAACCTGATGGAACTGCCGTACATTTTTTTAAGCGGGGCGGTGGCGGTGGATGTGGCGATCATTCAAACATCCATGCCCGGGGAAAATGGTTTTGTTTCTCTGGGTGTCTCAATTGACGTGGCCAATGTTGTCATTAAACAGGCGTCGCTGGTCATTGCCGAAGTTAATCCGAACATGCCGGTTACTCTGGGGGAAACATTTCTGCATATCAGCAGTTTCGACTATGTGGTCGAAAGCGATTTGCCTTTGATTGAGCGGGAAAACAAACCCTATGATGCCATCGTGGACCGGATCGGCTGGAATATCTCCAATCTGATCGAGGACGGCGCAACCGTGGTGCTGCATGTCGGTAAAATTTTTACCGCGGTGGCCGATCATTTGAAGGGCAAAAAAAACCTGGGCATTGTGACGCACGTTATTTCCGACTGGGTCATTGACCTGATTAATTCCGGCGCCATTTCGCTGGATCGCAGCCGTTATAACGGAGGGCTTGTAACCGCCAGTTATTGTTACGGCAGCCGCGCCTTGTATGAGTATGTCGATCGCAACCCCGTCTTTGAGTTTTATCCGATAGCCCGGCTCAGCAATCCCTTTGTCGTGCGGCGGATCAAAAGTCTGATCAGCATCATGAACGTCAAAAAAATCGATATCTCCGGCGAGTCGGTCATCTTCCATTCCGGCGACAATCTTCTGACCGGTTATGAAAGCAAACTGAATTTCGCCGTCGCCGCGACCATTTCCAAAAGAGGCAAAGCAATTGTGGCGCTTAATTCCGTGGACAAGCAGGGTCGAAGCAATATTGTTATCAAGCACGATTGCGATATTGACAATCCGCACAGCACACTGGGCGTGGTGAAATACATTGCCACCGAATACGGTGTCGCAAATCTTTTCGGAAAATCCATCCGGGAGCGTGTGATTGCGATGATCGACATTGCCCATCCCGATCATCGGGAAGATTTGCTGGCGCAGGCCAAAGCGCTCAATTATGTTTATGCCGATCAGATTTATGTCGCCCGACATGCCGCCAATTACCCGGCGGGGCTGGAAACACGTAAGTCTCTGCGCGACGGTCTGGAAATCAAAATCCGTCCGATCAAGCCGTCTGATGAAGATATGATGCGCCGGCTGTTTTACAATTTTTCCGATGAATCAAAATATTTCCGTTATTTTGCCTCAAAGCCCGTTATGCCCCACAAGGAAATGCAAAGTTACGTCAGTATTGATTACGAAACCATTTTGTCCGTTGTTGCTATTGTGGAAAAGGGGCGAAACGAGAGAATTATCGGGGAAGCGCGTTATGCTTACGATAAAAATGCTGATGCGTATGAAGTCGCCTTTATCGTCGATGAGGAATTTCAGGGAAAAGGCATTGCCTCCTTCATGTTCAACTATCTGGTCAAGATCGCGCGCGACCGGGGCATTAGCTGTTTTATCGCGTATGTGCTGCCGCGCAATGAGGCCATGCTAAAAGTTTTTGAAAAAGCAAAGATCGAAACCACCCGGTCTTACGATTCGGATGCGCTGGCTTTGAGCTTTAATCTGGCAGCGCAGAATAATGCAAGTGAAGTTGCGGCAGGGCAGGATCATAAAGGCAAAGCTCCGAGCCATGTGTGA
- the nhaA gene encoding Na+/H+ antiporter NhaA, with the protein MTEHYYPLEPLFGKIIGPFERFLRQTTAGGIVLMGMTLLTLIVASSPLGDAYRHLWEMPIRIGIGSHNMEMSLHAWVNEGLMALFFLLVGLELKREIMVGELAALRNAALPVAGAMGGMLVPALIYFLFNPSGPASVGWGVPMATDIAFSVGILVLLAWRIHRNLIIFLTALAIADDLGAVLVIALFYTQTIDMKLLGAAFGLLCILFLCNRGGIRHTLPYAILGILLWLAFLKSGVHATLAGVILAFAIPARPVYTPQQFDEHLNKMSNAFHSSAVNLDDPNMPLEINNMYAVAESLEKASSAVQSPQQRMEHHLAPWVTFGVIPLFAMANAGLDLLALPFREVIVQPVTLGVMLGLVLGKFIGISSFAWLAVKLGLARLPRGVQWRHILGAAWLGGIGFTMSLFIAQLAFATSPMFFEAARLGIIMASVMAAIVGLTWLYISARKSKIND; encoded by the coding sequence ATGACAGAGCATTATTATCCACTCGAACCCCTGTTCGGGAAAATTATCGGTCCATTTGAGCGGTTTCTTCGGCAAACCACTGCGGGCGGAATTGTACTCATGGGCATGACCCTGCTGACCTTGATTGTGGCTAGTTCACCTTTGGGTGATGCTTATAGACATTTGTGGGAGATGCCCATCCGCATTGGGATAGGCTCTCACAATATGGAAATGTCGCTTCATGCTTGGGTGAATGAAGGTTTGATGGCCCTGTTCTTTTTGCTCGTTGGTCTCGAATTGAAGCGTGAAATAATGGTCGGTGAGCTTGCCGCACTGCGCAATGCTGCCCTTCCGGTTGCGGGAGCAATGGGAGGTATGTTGGTGCCGGCACTCATCTACTTCTTGTTCAATCCTTCCGGTCCGGCTTCAGTGGGCTGGGGCGTACCGATGGCCACGGACATTGCCTTTTCCGTGGGCATCCTTGTTCTTCTCGCATGGCGCATCCACAGAAATCTCATTATTTTTTTGACCGCTTTGGCCATTGCGGACGATTTGGGTGCGGTGCTGGTTATTGCTCTCTTTTATACGCAGACCATTGATATGAAACTTCTGGGCGCAGCATTTGGACTACTGTGTATTCTGTTTCTTTGCAACCGGGGAGGCATCCGCCACACCCTGCCTTATGCGATCCTGGGTATTTTGCTTTGGCTGGCCTTCTTGAAATCGGGAGTACACGCCACCTTGGCCGGTGTGATTCTGGCTTTCGCTATCCCCGCACGGCCGGTTTATACCCCGCAACAATTTGACGAACATCTGAATAAAATGAGTAATGCCTTCCACTCATCAGCCGTCAATCTTGACGACCCCAACATGCCGTTGGAAATTAATAACATGTATGCTGTTGCTGAGAGCCTCGAAAAAGCATCCTCCGCCGTACAGTCGCCGCAGCAACGTATGGAGCATCACCTTGCCCCCTGGGTTACTTTCGGAGTGATCCCGCTGTTTGCCATGGCGAATGCCGGACTGGATCTGCTGGCCTTGCCTTTCCGGGAGGTTATCGTTCAGCCTGTAACGTTGGGGGTGATGCTTGGTTTAGTTTTGGGGAAATTTATCGGAATATCCAGTTTTGCTTGGCTGGCCGTAAAACTTGGTTTAGCAAGACTACCCCGTGGCGTCCAATGGCGTCATATCTTGGGCGCGGCCTGGCTCGGGGGGATTGGCTTTACAATGTCCCTCTTTATCGCGCAATTGGCTTTTGCCACGAGCCCGATGTTCTTTGAAGCGGCGAGACTTGGCATTATCATGGCATCGGTGATGGCCGCGATCGTTGGCCTTACCTGGCTCTACATCAGCGCACGAAAATCCAAGATCAATGATTAA
- a CDS encoding MarR family transcriptional regulator gives MTDKSVVITDIIDNLRRVFQILNEQSKKVEKDTGLTGPQLWTIKVICENAPINLSDLSRRLYLHPTTVGGIIDRLETRKLVRRTRAKEDRRVVRVELTPAGQLLVKSAPQVAQGLLVAGLEELPIMNLKDINKSMKNLVKIFGAQKTPPKLIRSVEINYPVRKTSAERSKGSKT, from the coding sequence ATGACCGACAAATCCGTTGTAATTACAGACATCATTGATAATTTGCGAAGAGTGTTCCAGATATTGAATGAACAATCAAAAAAAGTGGAGAAGGATACCGGCTTGACGGGCCCGCAACTTTGGACGATAAAAGTTATCTGCGAAAATGCGCCGATCAACCTCTCCGATCTTTCCCGCCGCCTTTATCTTCATCCCACAACAGTTGGCGGGATTATCGATCGTCTTGAAACGCGTAAGCTGGTTAGAAGAACACGCGCCAAGGAAGACCGGCGGGTCGTGCGGGTAGAATTAACTCCAGCAGGTCAATTGCTTGTAAAATCTGCCCCGCAAGTAGCACAAGGCTTACTTGTGGCGGGGTTGGAGGAATTACCCATCATGAATCTGAAGGACATTAATAAAAGCATGAAGAATCTTGTGAAAATATTTGGCGCACAGAAAACACCTCCTAAATTAATACGTTCAGTAGAAATAAATTATCCGGTTAGAAAAACAAGCGCTGAACGATCCAAAGGAAGCAAGACATAG
- a CDS encoding DUF1049 domain-containing protein, with protein MNFKIILLIIMACLVVLFVTQNVSAVTVSFFFWSISLSLALLIFFALAIGFVLGWFLHSYIAYQKIKKEVADTQAEMRLKK; from the coding sequence ATGAATTTTAAGATCATTCTTCTGATTATTATGGCCTGTCTTGTCGTACTTTTTGTAACACAAAATGTGTCCGCTGTTACTGTCAGCTTCTTTTTCTGGTCGATTTCCCTGTCTCTCGCGCTGCTGATTTTTTTTGCGCTGGCCATCGGTTTTGTTCTTGGGTGGTTTCTGCATAGCTATATCGCTTATCAAAAAATAAAAAAAGAAGTCGCCGACACTCAGGCTGAGATGCGTTTAAAGAAATAA
- a CDS encoding electron transporter RnfE, with the protein MMHYGFGYGGMFMWIIFLIVIGLLIYFFVQTQKKKDQTPAQGESHLDILKKRYAKGEITKEDYDRMKHDLDT; encoded by the coding sequence ATGATGCACTATGGATTTGGATATGGAGGAATGTTTATGTGGATTATTTTTTTGATCGTCATTGGATTGCTGATCTATTTCTTTGTTCAGACTCAGAAAAAAAAGGATCAGACACCGGCACAGGGTGAAAGTCACCTGGATATCCTGAAGAAGCGTTACGCTAAGGGTGAAATCACAAAAGAAGACTATGACCGGATGAAGCACGATCTGGATACATAA
- a CDS encoding ABC transporter ATP-binding protein, which translates to MSYGFTKELNASCERVVEQITEALKKEGFGILTEIDVQKKMKEKLDVDMKKYMILGACNPPNAYQAILAEENIGLLLPCNVIVFEKGDKTVLSVIRPMVAMQMIENAELQKIAPAVEEKLKKAFNAVM; encoded by the coding sequence ATCAGTTATGGTTTTACCAAAGAGCTTAATGCCTCTTGTGAGAGAGTCGTCGAACAGATCACGGAAGCTTTAAAGAAAGAGGGATTCGGGATTCTGACTGAAATCGATGTCCAGAAAAAAATGAAGGAGAAGCTGGATGTTGATATGAAAAAATACATGATCCTGGGCGCCTGCAATCCGCCGAATGCCTATCAGGCGATCCTTGCCGAGGAAAACATCGGGCTCCTTCTGCCCTGTAACGTTATAGTTTTTGAAAAGGGCGATAAGACGGTGTTATCCGTGATCAGGCCCATGGTGGCCATGCAGATGATTGAAAATGCGGAACTTCAAAAAATAGCTCCGGCGGTTGAAGAAAAGTTAAAGAAGGCCTTTAATGCGGTAATGTGA
- the otsB gene encoding trehalose-phosphatase translates to MECFIDRTTLFAFDLDGTLAPIGPDPDTIGIPVTIQKEIITLGGVAQVAIITGRSRSDALQRLSVLPRYLIGNHGAEGLPGWESRTLEFIQTVKEWQDQLTSGLSNKDQNGILIENKGPTLSVHYRHAADSKTARVMILSAINRLFPQPRLISGIYIENLVPKGAPDKGVALKHLMNQAGCPKGFFVGDDETDEDVFRLDKESILTVRVGRKVGSLSRFYLRNQQEIARLLRVINRIIR, encoded by the coding sequence ATGGAGTGTTTCATTGACCGGACAACCTTGTTTGCCTTTGATCTCGACGGCACGCTGGCCCCCATCGGCCCCGATCCGGACACCATCGGTATTCCTGTAACCATTCAAAAAGAAATTATCACGCTCGGCGGGGTAGCTCAAGTCGCGATCATCACCGGCCGTTCCCGTTCAGACGCACTGCAGCGCCTTTCCGTCTTACCGCGCTACCTGATCGGCAATCATGGTGCTGAAGGGTTGCCCGGCTGGGAATCCCGGACGCTAGAGTTTATCCAGACGGTTAAAGAGTGGCAAGATCAACTGACAAGCGGGCTGTCGAACAAAGATCAAAATGGCATATTGATCGAAAATAAAGGTCCGACATTATCTGTTCATTACCGACATGCCGCCGACTCCAAAACAGCCCGTGTAATGATCCTGAGCGCCATTAACCGGCTGTTTCCTCAACCGCGGCTAATCAGCGGTATTTATATCGAGAACCTTGTTCCGAAAGGCGCTCCGGACAAGGGTGTTGCCCTCAAGCACTTGATGAATCAGGCAGGGTGCCCGAAAGGTTTTTTCGTCGGAGATGATGAAACGGATGAAGACGTGTTTCGACTGGATAAAGAAAGCATTTTGACCGTCCGTGTGGGAAGGAAAGTCGGAAGTCTCTCACGTTTCTACCTGCGAAACCAGCAGGAAATCGCCCGGCTCCTACGCGTAATCAACAGAATTATTAGGTAA
- a CDS encoding trehalose-6-phosphate synthase — translation MSFQKIKSSRSLRLTLRFVVPLIVVMTLLAFLVVPLVDNLTLRWSVRDLDIRSKLITNALQEPLSELLGQGNKAKINSLLTRATQDERLFALGYCDGQSKLRYHTQTFPLDLGCTLPGSSVHKSPALLQLPRGLVHVAVNPLLIEGVPSGSLVLVHDMSFVERRSTDTRKYIVILFAALCLITSLITVLVAHLSWRGWMSGVRALLRGDGLIKPFDKSSNSELQPLVGDLRALLRTIDSERRITDDVTISWNPDALRNLLFKQLAGEQILVVSNREPYIHTKGRDGIEIQRPASGLVTAVEPVMRACSGIWIAHGGGTADLEVVDKKDHVRVPPEHPDYTLRRIWLTKEEEKGYYYGFANEGLWPLCHIAHVRPIFRTSDWNHYVAINQRFADAVVKEAEREDPVVLVQDYHFALLPGMLRKSLPKATIITFWHIPWPNPESFGICPWREELLRGMLGSTILGFHTPFHCKNFLETVDRYLETRIEHASSTISHGGNLTLVEAYPISIQWPPPWQESQPSIAACRAEIRKSLKISEDCLIGLGVDRLDYTKGILERLRAVECLLETHPEMIGRFTFIQIAAPSRSALEEYQAFDARVRALATQINLRFANGAYLPVHLKVEHHEPEDVNLYYRAADVCVVTSLHDGMNLVAKEYVASRDDERGVLVLSQFTGAAHELYEALIVNPYHIEQTAEALYQALTMPEFEQQARMRSMRSMVRDFNVYRWAARMLLDAARIRQREKLADRIGVQL, via the coding sequence ATGAGTTTTCAAAAAATAAAGTCTTCCCGGTCCTTGCGTTTGACGCTACGTTTTGTTGTTCCTTTGATTGTGGTCATGACGCTCCTGGCCTTCCTCGTGGTACCCCTGGTGGATAACCTGACGCTGCGGTGGTCTGTTCGCGATCTGGACATCCGTTCCAAGCTGATTACCAACGCCCTCCAGGAACCGCTTTCTGAACTTCTGGGGCAGGGAAACAAAGCGAAGATCAATTCCCTGCTCACACGGGCCACTCAGGATGAGCGCCTCTTTGCCCTGGGTTACTGTGACGGGCAAAGCAAATTACGCTACCATACACAAACGTTTCCCCTTGACCTTGGATGCACCCTGCCCGGTTCATCCGTCCACAAATCGCCGGCGCTTCTCCAATTGCCGAGGGGTCTGGTTCATGTCGCCGTCAATCCTCTTCTCATTGAGGGCGTACCATCCGGCTCCCTCGTTTTGGTCCACGACATGAGCTTTGTCGAACGACGCAGTACGGACACACGCAAGTATATCGTGATTCTGTTTGCCGCCCTTTGCCTGATTACATCCCTGATTACCGTACTGGTCGCCCATTTAAGCTGGCGCGGCTGGATGTCCGGTGTCCGCGCCCTCCTGCGCGGTGACGGCCTGATCAAGCCTTTTGACAAGTCTTCCAACTCCGAGCTGCAGCCTCTGGTAGGCGATCTGCGCGCCCTTCTGCGCACCATAGATTCAGAAAGGCGAATTACCGACGATGTCACTATCTCCTGGAATCCGGATGCCCTCCGGAACCTGCTGTTTAAACAATTAGCGGGAGAACAAATTCTTGTCGTCTCCAACCGCGAACCTTACATTCACACAAAAGGCAGGGATGGCATTGAAATTCAGCGTCCGGCCAGCGGATTGGTGACAGCGGTGGAGCCGGTAATGCGGGCCTGTTCGGGGATATGGATCGCTCATGGCGGTGGTACGGCCGATCTTGAAGTCGTAGACAAAAAAGATCATGTTCGGGTACCACCGGAACACCCGGACTACACTTTGCGGCGTATCTGGCTGACCAAAGAGGAGGAAAAAGGTTATTACTACGGTTTTGCCAATGAGGGATTATGGCCGCTTTGTCATATCGCGCATGTGCGCCCCATCTTCCGGACCAGCGACTGGAACCATTACGTGGCGATTAATCAGCGTTTTGCGGATGCTGTGGTTAAAGAAGCGGAAAGGGAAGATCCCGTTGTTCTTGTGCAGGACTATCATTTCGCCCTGCTGCCGGGCATGCTCCGCAAGTCCCTGCCCAAAGCGACCATCATCACCTTCTGGCATATTCCCTGGCCCAATCCGGAATCTTTCGGCATCTGCCCCTGGCGGGAAGAGTTGCTCAGAGGCATGTTGGGAAGCACGATTCTCGGTTTCCACACGCCTTTTCATTGTAAGAATTTCCTGGAAACGGTGGACCGGTATCTGGAAACCCGGATTGAGCACGCCTCGTCAACGATTTCTCACGGCGGAAATCTGACACTGGTGGAAGCCTATCCGATCTCCATCCAGTGGCCGCCACCCTGGCAGGAAAGTCAACCGTCCATCGCTGCCTGCCGGGCTGAAATCCGTAAATCACTTAAAATCAGTGAGGATTGTCTTATTGGACTTGGTGTGGATAGACTGGACTATACCAAAGGTATCCTCGAACGTCTGCGGGCCGTCGAGTGCCTTCTGGAGACCCACCCGGAAATGATCGGGCGGTTTACCTTTATCCAGATTGCCGCCCCGTCACGCTCGGCACTGGAAGAATACCAGGCCTTCGATGCCCGTGTCCGTGCCCTAGCTACACAGATCAATTTGCGGTTTGCAAATGGCGCCTATCTGCCTGTTCATCTGAAAGTCGAACATCATGAACCGGAAGATGTTAACCTTTATTACCGGGCCGCCGACGTTTGCGTGGTGACAAGTCTGCATGACGGCATGAACCTGGTAGCCAAGGAATATGTGGCTTCCCGCGATGATGAAAGAGGCGTTCTTGTGCTCAGCCAGTTTACCGGAGCGGCCCATGAATTATACGAGGCTTTGATCGTCAATCCTTATCATATTGAACAAACGGCTGAGGCCCTCTACCAAGCCCTGACCATGCCCGAATTTGAACAACAGGCGCGGATGCGCTCCATGCGGTCAATGGTCCGCGATTTCAATGTATACCGGTGGGCGGCCCGGATGCTTCTGGATGCGGCGCGCATCCGGCAGCGCGAAAAACTGGCGGACAGGATCGGTGTTCAGTTATGA